The Fibrobacter sp. genomic sequence CCGTTACAGCGGTTGAAGGGGGAACAACCGTTTTCATCCAGGGCGTGGAGCGAAAGGAATCCAGAATAGGGAACCGCCGCAAAGGAATCGGCTCCGCCTGCGATAACCACGTCTGCCTTGCCGGCACGAATCAGGTCACAGGCGACGGCTATAGAAATTGTGCCTGCTGCACAGGCGTTTGCTACATTGGTGACGATTCCGCCTGCTTCGCAGGTTTCGGCTACCTGGGAGGCGATTGCCGCAATGGGCATCTTGGCAATCTCAGAAACATCGCGACCGTGTTGGTGGTATTGTTCAATAGAGAGAACGCCGCCTACGCAACTGCCGATAACCACGCTTACGCGCTGGTCGTCGTTAAAGTTTGCAAGGCTGGCATCGGCCAGTGCTTCTTTTGTGGCCTTGATACAAAGTTTGGAAACTCGGTCTTTTTCTTTTGGTGCGTCGATTTCGTCTAGGGTGTTGCACTTGACTTCGGCAGCCAAGTCCGCATAACATTTATTGGTATCCACCGAGGTGGTCTTGTGGATTCCCGAAACAGAATTCAGGGCGCTTTTCCAGGTTTCTTCAACATTGTTACCGACGGCGCAAATAACGCCAAGGCCAGTAACTACACAGCGGCGTTCGTCAGGAGTCATAAGATGTAGATTAGGTTATGCTTTGTGAGCTTCGATGTAGGCGGCAATCGTATTGATGGACTGGAAATGTTCCTTGCCGACGCCGGTCATGGACACATTGAAGTTGCTGTCCACGAAGGAGATGATTTCCAGGGAATCCACGGAATCCAGGCCGATTTCTTCGCCGAAAAGCTCGGTGTCGTACTGGAGAACGTCGCCATCTACGCCCAGATCCGACATGAAAAACGCCTTCAATTTGCTTTTGACTTCTTCTTGATCCATTTTTTACCTCGAAAATTTTAAAGTATAACAAGGTAAAAATAGAAAAATAACGGAATTTCTCGCTAAAAAGCGTGTTTTTTCCGATATACCGCCCGATATGCAGGACGAAAAGAGCGTAAAAGTGTTTAATCCGGAAACAATTTTCTGACTTGCTGGGGCAATTCTCGCGTGGGTTGCCCATTTTTTAAGAAACAGTGCACAGATGAGCCTGTGGTGCAGAGCGCTCCATCGACAAAAACCTTGTAGTCGAATACGAAGTGGAGAGCCCCCTTTCGGGTCAAGGTGGTCTCGATATCCACAAATTCCCCATAGTGGGTGGGGCGCTTGTATTGGACTTCCAGCTTGAGAACCGGACTTACGAAACCCTCTTTTTCGATTTCCAGGTAGCTTGCTCCCAGGGAGCGGAAGTAGTCGGTACGGGCCAGTTCGAACCAGACGGGGTAAACGGCATGGTGGACCACCCCCATCTGGTCGGTTTCGGCATAGCGGACTTCGATTCGGGTGGTGTGGGTGTGGTTACAAGGGGTCATAGGGAAGTTGTTGAGTTAGAGGTTGGTTAAAAAGCCTGTCGGACATAGAACGAAAGACCCAGGTGGTCGAAATCCACCCACGAAAAATCCGCGCGGGCGTATAGGTTCTCTTTGAGGTTCAGGCCGAGCAGAGCGCCTATCCCGACGGACTTGTGCCAATTGTTTCGCATTAGCTCGCTGAAATGGTCTCCGGACTTGCCTCCTTCGAAAAAGACATGGCTCCCGAGACGCCAGAACAAAAAGCGCCGGATTTCTGCCTGAAGGATGACCGCCTGGTTGTCGCCAAAATAGAGACTTTCCACTCCGCGGAATCGGCATATTCCGTCTGGGCCCGCTAGCATGTCGAAGGGAACGTCTCCGCCGGAGCGCATCCACAGGAAACCCAGGGCGAGCGTTGTCCTGAGGGGTGTTTCGGTATAGCCTCGCAAGTCCAGGGATTCCGTGTCGAAGG encodes the following:
- a CDS encoding acyl carrier protein; protein product: MDQEEVKSKLKAFFMSDLGVDGDVLQYDTELFGEEIGLDSVDSLEIISFVDSNFNVSMTGVGKEHFQSINTIAAYIEAHKA
- a CDS encoding acyl-CoA thioesterase, whose product is MTPCNHTHTTRIEVRYAETDQMGVVHHAVYPVWFELARTDYFRSLGASYLEIEKEGFVSPVLKLEVQYKRPTHYGEFVDIETTLTRKGALHFVFDYKVFVDGALCTTGSSVHCFLKNGQPTRELPQQVRKLFPD